The genomic window ATTGATTTAATTATTGAAGCTTTACCAGAGATTGAAGCTGGAAAACCTGTAGATATTTCCCGTGTTTATCTATATGCAGTGCGTCACAAAATGGAACGGGATATTAAATCTGTACGCACTTTTACTACAATGGCACAGAAGTTATATTTTCTGTGTGAATTATCTTGGGAAATGCTGTCTACTGAGAGGATGACTCTCAATTATAAGGAGTTTCCTGACCGGATTCGGCGTTGTTTTAACAAGGAAGTACAGGAACAAAAGGATTTAGACCATTGGCATTATGACATGATGGGTCAAACTATGTTAATTCGTAATGCTGATGGTGATTATTATCCTGCCCATCGGTCTTTATTAGAGTTTTTTGTTGCTTATAAGTTTGCTAGAGAATTGGGTATTTTAGCAGATGATTTCCGAGAAGTTGCTGATGGGATGCCTTATGACCAAGGTATTAGTGATGGGGATTTAACTCAAACCTTTGGTAAAAATCTGTTAGCAAAAGCAGTGTTGGATTTAATGTGGCCGATGTTGCAAAAATCAGCTAATGGACGTTTGGTAGAGGTAGTTAAAACCACTAAAGCTAAAACTGAAATAGAAGCTGGTTACTGTGGTAGTAATGCAGCGCAGTTACTTATCAAAGGTAATCGTTTTGCTTTAGAAAAACAGGATTTGAATCAGACTGTGCTTCCAGGTGTAGATTTTAGTCGAGTGAGTCTGCACAGTGTGGATTTGACTGGAGCAAATTTACATGAGTCTGTGTTTGCTAGGGTATTGACTGAGGTTTTGACAGTGGCTTTTAGTCCTGATGGGGAAGTGCTGGCGACAGGAGAGGCAGATGGTAGGGTGAGGCTGTGGAATGCTAACACTGGGAAGGAGTTGTTAACCTTAACAGGTCATAGCAGTTTGGTTAACTCAGTCGCCTGGAGTGGGGATGGTCTGACTCTGGCTAGTGGTAGTCGTGATAAAACGGTGAAACTGTGGGATGTGCAGACTGGGGAGTGTCGCCTGACTCTGGCTGGTCATAGCAGTTCGGTTAACTCAGTCGCCTGGAGTGGGGATGGTCTGACTCTGGCTAGTGGTAGTGATGATAAAACGGTGAAACTGTGGGATGTGCAGACTGGGGAGTGTCGCCTGACTCTGGCTGGTCATAGCAGTTGGGTTTACTCAGTCGCCTGGAGTGGGGATGGTGGGACTCTGGCTAGTGGTAGTCATGATGAGACGGTGAAACTGTGGGATATGCAGACTGGGGAGTGTCGCCTGACTCTGGCTGGTCATAGCAGTTGGGTTTACTCAGTCGCCTGGAGTGGGGATGGTGGGACTCTGGCTAGTGGTAGTCATGATGAGACGGTGAAACTGTGGGATATGCAGACTGGGGAGTGTCGCCTGACTCTGGCTGGTCATAGCAGTTCGGTTTACTCAGTCGCCTGGAGTGGGGATGGTGGGACTCTGGCTAGTGGTAGTCGTGATGAGACGGTGAAACTGTGGGATGTGCAGACTGGGGAGTGTCGCCTGACTCTGGCTGGTCATAGCAGTTTGGTTAACTCAGTCGCCTGGAGTGGGGATGGTGGGACTCTGGCTAGTGGTAGTCGTGATGAGACGGTGAAACTGTGGGATGTGCAGACTGGGGAGTGTCGCCTGACTCTGGCTGGTCATAGCAGTTCGGTTAACTCAGTCGCCTGGAGTGGGGATGGTGGGACTCTGGCTAGTGGTAGTGATGATAATACTGTGAAACTGTGGGATATGCAGACTGGGGAGTGTCGCCTGACTCTGGCTGGTCATAGCAGTTCGGTTTACTCAGTCGCCTGGAGTGGGGATGGGGGGACTCTGGCTAGTGGTAGTGATGATAATACTGTGAAACTGTGGGATGTGCAGACTGGGGAGTGTCGCCTGACTCTGGCTGGTCATAGCAGTTCGGTTATCTCAGTCGCCTGGAGTGGGGATGGGGGGACTCTGGCTAGTGGTAGTGATGATAATACGGTGAAACTGTGGGATGTGCAGACTGGGGAGTGTCGCCTGACTCTGGCTGGTCATAGCAGTTCGGTTATCTCAGTCGCCTGGAGTGGGGATGGGGGGACTCTGGCTAGTGGTAGTGGTGATAAAACGGTGAAACTGTGGGATGTGCAGACTGGGGAGTGTCGCCTGACTCTGGCTGGTCATAGCAATTGGGTTAGGTCAGTCGCCTGGAGTGGGGATGGTGGGACTCTGGCTAGTGGTAGTCATGATGAGACGGTGAAACTGTGGGATGTGCAGACTGGGGAGTGTAGCCTGACTCTGGCTGGTCATAGTGATTGGGTTAGGTCAGTCGCCTGGAGTGGGGATGGGGGGACTCTGGCTAGTGGTAGTGATGATAGTACGGTGAAACTGTGGGATGTGCAGACTGGGGAGTGTCGCCTGACTCTGGCTGGTCATAGCCGTTGGGTTTCCTCAGTCGCCTGGAGTGGGGATGGTGGGACTCTAGCTAGTGGTAGTCATGATAATACGGTGAAACTGTGGGATGTGCAGACTGGGGAGTGTTGCCTGACTCTGGCTGGTCATAGCAGTTGGGTTTCCTCAGTCGCCTGGAGTGGGGATGGTGGGACTCTGGCTAGTGGTGGTGATGATAATACGGTGAAACTGTGGGATGTGCAGACTGGGGAGTGTATTGCTACTTTCAGCCATCAGTTATATGCAGGGTTGAAGATTAAGGGCGTGAAGGGGTTAACCCAGGCGGAGATATTAAGTTTGAAGGCGTTGGGGGCTGGGGAGGATTAGAGGGATGAATTTATCGGGCTACGCCCCGCTACGCTAACACGCAGAGACGCAGAGGCGCAGAGAGTAGGGGAGTGATAAGGCTGATTAGCAAAAATTCTTGATGTGAGGTTGATGCTGTTGCTGAAATTAAGATTAAAGAGCGATCGCCATTTTTCTCGTTCTAGTAATTAACTTAATCAGCAATATCCGAAACATTAAAACTGTACTAAATATATCATTCTTAATACAGAAATTGTATTAGCCGATTTCTGTTGTCAATTGGTCATTAACCAAAACAGATAGCATAATTTTTTTAGCAATATAATTTAACATTAACTACTAGAAAAAATTATCTTATCCGTAATAGAGATTTTACTGACTTAATCTACATGATTTTAATTTGTCTATGTAGTCTATTGAGTAATAACCCTATAAAAATATCTACAGTATTCTTGATACCAGTAAATTTCTTAGTTATTTTTAATTACTAAAAATAACTAAGAATTACAAATTTAAAAATATAAATAAAAACCGATTTTTACGGGCTATCAAAATTTAATTTCTTGCTCAAAAAGCCATTGCTTTTCTAGGAATTTATTAGACAATAAAAAGTAGAAAAGATTCATTAAAATATCAACCAGGGATTCGCCATCTGCATTAATTCCTCTGCTCCTTCCAACCGTGGTGTTTTATCCACGGTTGTTCCTTACATAATTGCCAAAGGAGACTATATTAGATGGCTAGAAATAAACAGAAATCATCTAGGTTGAATTGTAATCATTCTACCCAAACTAGGTGTCCTATATGTTGTGTTATCCCGCCGCATATGCTGGAAAATGTGGCGGTGAATGGTACAGAACAGCAGCGCAATTGGGCTTTCAACACATTAAATCTTTCGGCACAGTTGCGTGGACGTAGAGACATCATTGGAAATATTTCTTTTGCACCTTCTCCTGGGGAAAAAAGCCGCACAGTATATGATGCTAAAAATCTTCAGCAACTACCAGGAACTATAGTACGCAGTGAAGGTGATCCCCCTAGCAATGATGAAGCAGTAGACGAAGCCTATGATGCGGCTGGTGCGACTTATGATTTGTTTTATGAACTATTTGAGCGCAATTCCATTGATAATAAGGGGCTGCGTTTAGATTCAACAGTGCATTATGGTGTGAAATACGAAAACGCCTTTTGGAATGGCGACCAAATGGTTTACGGTGATGGTGATGGAGAATTATTTGACCGTTTTACTAAGTGTATTGATGTGATTGCACATGAGTTAACGCATGGTGTAACTCAGTATGAAGCAGCGTTGATATATTATGGCGAACCAGGGGCTTTAAATGAATCCTTCTCTGATGTGTTTGGTGCTTTGGTGAAACAGAGGGTAAAAAATCAGACAGTTGAAGAAGCTGACTGGATTATTGGAGAGGGTTTACTGATGCCAACTGTCAAAGGTATGGGTATTCGCTCTATGAAAGAGCCAGGCACAGCATATGATGATCCTGTATTGGGTAAAGACCCCCAACCTGGCCATGTTAAAGACCAATATACTGGCTGGGCTGATAATGGTGGGGTGCATATCAACTCAGGTATTCCCAACCGTGCTTTCTATCTAGCTGCGATGGAAATAGGCGGTTACGCTTGGGAGAAGGCAGGTAAAATTTGGTATATTGCTTTGTGCGATCGCCTGCGTTCTAAAGCTGATTTTAAAAAAGCTGCTGATGTTACTGTGCAAATAGCTAGCGAACTCTACGGGGATGGGAGTAGAGAACATCAAGCAGTACAGAATGCTTGGCAACAGGTGGGAGTTTTAAGTTAATTCGTAATGGGCTGCGCCCCGCTACGCTAACGTAATTCGTAATTCGTAATTGAAATATGAATTATGAATTTTTTAGGAATTGGTCTTTATAAGGCGCGATGTATTGCGTTTCTAGTTTTGCTAGAGTGGGTTTGAGTATTTATCGTACATTCAAGGGTTTAAGACCCCTACGTCTACACGTAGTATCAGTTGAGTTGGGGTTTAAATCCCCGACTCCAACTGTCTTTAATTTTGAATTTTGAATTTTGAATTTTGAATTGTTAACCCTCTCAACCATGCAGGTATCTTTAGAACGGACGGGTGGCTTTACTGGGATTAGTAAAAAAATTAGCGTTGACACTAATACTCTCCCACTCCAGGTAGCTAAGGAACTGTCAGAACTGCTAGAAGCGGCAGATTTTTTTCAGCTACCTGAGCAAATTATTTCTGATAATTCTCAGTGCGATCGCTTTCAATATAGGTTAACGGTAGAAGATCATGGTCAACAGCATTCAGTGATTACCAGTGAAGCTGCACTAACTAACGCTTTAAAAACTCTAATTGAATACCTCACTCAAGTCACACAATCTAGTTAAAATACTTTCTTTCTTTTGGCTTTTCACTTTATAACCGTTCCCAAGCAGTACCTCTGTAGCCATAGTCAAAAATTTCTGGATGTAAAATTTCTGCCATAATTTCTAGAGAATCTACTAGTCTAGGCCCTGGACGGTTAAAGTAGGCATTGCCATCAGTAATGTAGACTCTACCGCTTTTAGTAGCGTGAAGTTTTTGCCAATCAGGATTTTGGGTGATTAATTGAGCTTCTTGACGGGTGCGATGTAAGTCAAAACCGCAAGGCATAAAAACTATGATATCTGGATTGGTGACTAACAGTGTTTCCCATCGCAAATGGGGAGAAGGTTGACCCGTGACACAAAATAGTGATTGTCCCCCGGCCAAGTTGACTATTTCAGGAATCCAATTGGCGGCGACCATGAGAGGGTCTGTCCACTCGATACAGGCGACAGTTGGTAATTCTGCTAAAGACAGTCCTTGGATTCTTTGTTGACAAATTGTAACGCGAGCCTCTAAGTTTTCTAACACTTGAACTGAATCTACACCAAAGATATGCGCTACTCGTTCAATGTCATTCCAAACATCCTCCAGTAGATTAGGTTGTAAGGAGATGATTTGAGGTGTACTTTGGGTAAGTTCGGAAACTGCTTTTTCTACTTCGTTTAAGCTGACTGCACAAACCTGACACTGATCTTGGGTCAAGATATGGGTAGGCTGTAATTTTTCTAGAATATCTGTCTTGACGTGATAGATACTGAGGGCAGATTGTAGTAGATCATTGATCTGATTATGGATGTTACTGCTGGGAATATTGCTATCTAAACGAGCTTGGGTACAAATAGGACGATCTGTGATTTCTGGGGGATAGTCACATTCATGCGATCGCCCTACAATCGCATCTGTTAAACCCAAGACTGCTAAAATTTCTGTACCACTAGGTATTAGCGAAATAATTCTGATACTAGAATCTTCCATTATTGCACCATCTCTGTAAAAGCTGCGTTGGCCTTAGAGATTGTTTGAAAAGCCCTCTTTTCAGTGGCAAAATCTTCTAAATCCCACTTTTAAGGGGGACTTTGATACCAATTTTCTCCCTTGAAAGGGGTGTGTCTAAAATTACAGCTAACTACTTTTCAAACAACCTCTTACTTCAATTGTTGCAAAATTTAGCTGTTGAAGTATCTTTCTAGAGGGCGACCCTTAACCGCTTACGGTGCTAATCTTCCCTTACCTAAACGAGACTTTTCATACCATTGTGCGATCGCCGGAGTCCATTCTTCAAAATGAGGCCACATAAGTTCGCATAATTTTTGAATTTC from Nostoc sp. UHCC 0870 includes these protein-coding regions:
- a CDS encoding pentapeptide repeat-containing protein, yielding MFIIDDIISELVAQGVQRVQDKVIRNETVLRILKQFGLQPDVPQNDFECIYRYTLIQYGLGKPKVILELFRQREIQNNFEQAFSQNKNFNFQKLDNYIDSYAIGDEIKQQNIDPHREVAEFARLFLEVAKQARTPTEILQDHKIEKLQRTLNQVSEQVKYLNLPAIQQQINQLAQSYQQLLPPSPVARETELAKNLRDWFNALGYKFEPTEVLETEYFEWIINIPKRRGYDRIFIRGVEGEASIHDVNAVKQGIEKYKTDEGWVVAPRRVSKLARQEVAQANDSGVYCYTLDELIEADADFSSYFEWLENQVTEKGIDKYYVPLACIKEEVDLVTKRRIGISHYGKEDGWIDRYVNNWLADTVKEHLSILGEFGTGKTWFAFHYAWEALQKYRQAKQDGSPLPRIPLVIPLRDYAKAVTIESLFSEFFFRKHQIGLANYSAFEQLNRMGKLLLIFDGFDEMAARVDRQAMINNFWELARVVVPGAKAILTCRTEHFPEALEGRNLLNAKLKASTANLTGEPPQFEVLELEKLDDEQIRQVISFKAKPETFDYITHNQQLLDLARRPVMIDLIIEALPEIEAGKPVDISRVYLYAVRHKMERDIKSVRTFTTMAQKLYFLCELSWEMLSTERMTLNYKEFPDRIRRCFNKEVQEQKDLDHWHYDMMGQTMLIRNADGDYYPAHRSLLEFFVAYKFARELGILADDFREVADGMPYDQGISDGDLTQTFGKNLLAKAVLDLMWPMLQKSANGRLVEVVKTTKAKTEIEAGYCGSNAAQLLIKGNRFALEKQDLNQTVLPGVDFSRVSLHSVDLTGANLHESVFARVLTEVLTVAFSPDGEVLATGEADGRVRLWNANTGKELLTLTGHSSLVNSVAWSGDGLTLASGSRDKTVKLWDVQTGECRLTLAGHSSSVNSVAWSGDGLTLASGSDDKTVKLWDVQTGECRLTLAGHSSWVYSVAWSGDGGTLASGSHDETVKLWDMQTGECRLTLAGHSSWVYSVAWSGDGGTLASGSHDETVKLWDMQTGECRLTLAGHSSSVYSVAWSGDGGTLASGSRDETVKLWDVQTGECRLTLAGHSSLVNSVAWSGDGGTLASGSRDETVKLWDVQTGECRLTLAGHSSSVNSVAWSGDGGTLASGSDDNTVKLWDMQTGECRLTLAGHSSSVYSVAWSGDGGTLASGSDDNTVKLWDVQTGECRLTLAGHSSSVISVAWSGDGGTLASGSDDNTVKLWDVQTGECRLTLAGHSSSVISVAWSGDGGTLASGSGDKTVKLWDVQTGECRLTLAGHSNWVRSVAWSGDGGTLASGSHDETVKLWDVQTGECSLTLAGHSDWVRSVAWSGDGGTLASGSDDSTVKLWDVQTGECRLTLAGHSRWVSSVAWSGDGGTLASGSHDNTVKLWDVQTGECCLTLAGHSSWVSSVAWSGDGGTLASGGDDNTVKLWDVQTGECIATFSHQLYAGLKIKGVKGLTQAEILSLKALGAGED
- a CDS encoding cobalamin-binding protein, which translates into the protein MEDSSIRIISLIPSGTEILAVLGLTDAIVGRSHECDYPPEITDRPICTQARLDSNIPSSNIHNQINDLLQSALSIYHVKTDILEKLQPTHILTQDQCQVCAVSLNEVEKAVSELTQSTPQIISLQPNLLEDVWNDIERVAHIFGVDSVQVLENLEARVTICQQRIQGLSLAELPTVACIEWTDPLMVAANWIPEIVNLAGGQSLFCVTGQPSPHLRWETLLVTNPDIIVFMPCGFDLHRTRQEAQLITQNPDWQKLHATKSGRVYITDGNAYFNRPGPRLVDSLEIMAEILHPEIFDYGYRGTAWERL
- a CDS encoding M4 family metallopeptidase; translated protein: MARNKQKSSRLNCNHSTQTRCPICCVIPPHMLENVAVNGTEQQRNWAFNTLNLSAQLRGRRDIIGNISFAPSPGEKSRTVYDAKNLQQLPGTIVRSEGDPPSNDEAVDEAYDAAGATYDLFYELFERNSIDNKGLRLDSTVHYGVKYENAFWNGDQMVYGDGDGELFDRFTKCIDVIAHELTHGVTQYEAALIYYGEPGALNESFSDVFGALVKQRVKNQTVEEADWIIGEGLLMPTVKGMGIRSMKEPGTAYDDPVLGKDPQPGHVKDQYTGWADNGGVHINSGIPNRAFYLAAMEIGGYAWEKAGKIWYIALCDRLRSKADFKKAADVTVQIASELYGDGSREHQAVQNAWQQVGVLS
- a CDS encoding protealysin inhibitor emfourin gives rise to the protein MNFELLTLSTMQVSLERTGGFTGISKKISVDTNTLPLQVAKELSELLEAADFFQLPEQIISDNSQCDRFQYRLTVEDHGQQHSVITSEAALTNALKTLIEYLTQVTQSS